From Deferrisoma camini S3R1, the proteins below share one genomic window:
- a CDS encoding TIR domain-containing protein yields the protein MNVADELFEIADSLQKQSDILQNTDFSEPLQKLADAAEDVGKAWSGSWLGYHSRVYYKDLSPPPPGARFSQEWGLMDTFAVQETIGDWREYRFEDVVSAIEGIAGNPDIHFQEEKATSIAEEFEEAQARIVSLLSSALSNRKDDKFLADITEKVENLKIFGASDFIEAIRPKGQMMSRDMPAIQAGLHTPPHLSVLASIHAIRYPFTACKELSKLSRRAASHLQNVEKHKVQSERIGTNVFIGHGRSAVWKDLKDFIQDRMHLPWDEFNRVPVAGFTNIARLSQMLDEAAIAFLIMTAEDEQADGKQHARQNVIHEAGLFQGRLGFERAIILLEEGCEEFSNIQGLGQIRFPKGNISAIFEDIRRVLEREGLVDEK from the coding sequence TTCTGCAGAACACGGATTTTAGTGAGCCCCTGCAAAAACTAGCTGATGCTGCAGAGGATGTTGGTAAAGCATGGAGCGGTTCATGGCTAGGATATCATTCCAGAGTCTATTATAAAGATTTGTCTCCTCCTCCGCCTGGTGCACGTTTTAGCCAAGAGTGGGGTTTGATGGATACCTTTGCTGTTCAAGAAACCATCGGTGATTGGAGGGAATATAGATTTGAGGATGTTGTGTCGGCTATAGAGGGAATTGCTGGCAATCCAGATATTCATTTTCAAGAAGAGAAAGCGACTTCTATAGCAGAAGAATTTGAGGAAGCTCAAGCGCGAATTGTTTCGTTGTTATCCAGTGCCCTATCTAATAGAAAGGATGATAAGTTTCTGGCTGATATTACTGAGAAAGTAGAAAATCTAAAAATATTTGGAGCGAGTGATTTTATTGAAGCCATTCGTCCTAAAGGACAAATGATGTCAAGGGATATGCCAGCCATCCAAGCGGGCCTGCATACGCCACCACACTTAAGCGTGCTTGCATCGATCCATGCTATTCGTTATCCATTTACCGCTTGCAAAGAGCTCTCCAAATTAAGTCGTCGTGCAGCTTCGCATCTTCAGAATGTCGAGAAGCATAAGGTGCAATCTGAACGCATAGGGACAAATGTATTCATTGGTCATGGAAGGTCCGCTGTCTGGAAAGATTTGAAAGACTTTATTCAGGATCGAATGCATCTTCCTTGGGATGAGTTTAATCGTGTGCCTGTGGCAGGATTTACAAATATAGCTAGATTGTCTCAGATGCTTGATGAAGCAGCAATTGCATTCCTCATTATGACTGCAGAAGATGAGCAAGCGGACGGAAAACAGCACGCTAGGCAAAATGTTATACACGAGGCTGGATTATTTCAAGGGCGTTTGGGTTTTGAGCGTGCAATAATCTTATTAGAAGAGGGTTGCGAGGAATTTTCGAATATTCAGGGACTAGGACAGATTAGGTTTCCTAAGGGAAATATTTCAGCTATTTTTGAAGATATACGTCGAGTACTTGAGCGTGAGGGACTTGTTGATGAAAAATAA
- a CDS encoding transposase yields MPRSARIDLPGLLQHVIVRGVAREVIFRDEEDRERFVARLSSLLVDTGTECLAWALLSNHVHLLLRRWDVPLSTFMRRLLTGYAGTFNKRHARSGHLFQNRYKSIVCEEEPYLLELVRYIHLNPVRAGLVPGVEGLRRYRWSGHAVLMGARELPGQAEEEVLRRFGRTVGEARQEYERFVAAGVKQGRRDELVGGGLRRSLKVLGPGKEREAYDERVLGSGAFVEELWRREELRDVVRPPWTVEEVVERVAARYGLEPERVLRRSTDSRVSDARGLVCHVGVDVLGLKATEVGRILRLGRSGASRCLARGRKVARAEPEVLRDVLGGDAVEGA; encoded by the coding sequence ATGCCGAGAAGCGCCCGAATCGACCTACCTGGACTGTTGCAGCACGTGATCGTGCGTGGGGTGGCCCGCGAGGTGATCTTTCGCGACGAGGAGGATCGGGAGCGGTTTGTGGCCCGACTGAGCTCGCTCCTGGTGGACACCGGCACCGAGTGCCTGGCCTGGGCGCTGTTGTCGAACCACGTGCACCTGCTGCTTCGGCGTTGGGACGTGCCGCTGTCCACGTTCATGCGCCGGCTCCTCACGGGCTACGCCGGGACCTTCAACAAGCGCCACGCCCGCAGCGGGCATTTGTTCCAGAACCGGTACAAGTCGATCGTGTGCGAGGAGGAGCCGTACCTGTTGGAGTTGGTCCGGTACATCCACCTGAACCCCGTTCGGGCCGGCCTGGTGCCGGGGGTGGAGGGGCTTCGCCGGTACCGGTGGAGCGGGCACGCGGTGCTGATGGGGGCGCGGGAGCTTCCGGGGCAGGCGGAGGAAGAGGTTCTGCGGCGGTTCGGCCGAACGGTCGGGGAGGCAAGGCAAGAATACGAGCGGTTCGTGGCGGCCGGGGTGAAGCAAGGCCGGCGGGACGAGCTGGTGGGGGGCGGGCTGCGCCGGAGCCTCAAGGTCCTTGGGCCTGGGAAGGAGAGGGAGGCATACGACGAGCGGGTGCTGGGAAGCGGGGCGTTCGTGGAGGAGCTGTGGCGTCGGGAGGAGTTACGGGACGTGGTGCGGCCGCCGTGGACAGTAGAGGAGGTGGTGGAGCGGGTGGCTGCACGCTACGGGCTGGAACCCGAGCGAGTGCTGCGGCGGAGCACGGATTCGCGGGTGAGCGACGCGCGGGGGCTGGTGTGCCACGTTGGGGTGGACGTGCTGGGGCTGAAGGCTACGGAGGTGGGGCGGATTCTAAGGCTTGGGCGATCGGGCGCGAGCCGGTGCTTGGCGCGTGGGCGGAAGGTGGCCCGGGCGGAGCCGGAGGTGCTTCGGGACGTTTTGGGCGGAGACGCGGTAGAGGGTGCGTGA
- a CDS encoding class I SAM-dependent methyltransferase — MVDIVRRFFGKGVYPYQFSLLLGSFLRRLVLSPQKLADRLHLEQDSRVLEIGSGPGYFSVEVARRIPHGHLAVLDVQSEMLKRARRRIGTAGLRSVGFTQGDATNLPFGEGSFDVVFLVAVLGEVSDRAACLQGIYRCLRSPGLLSITEQPGDPDFLPLQAVRSLAEEQGFAFVSSCGRGKNYTVNFAKP; from the coding sequence TTGGTAGACATCGTCAGGCGGTTTTTCGGAAAAGGCGTCTACCCGTACCAATTTTCGTTGCTTTTGGGCTCGTTCTTGCGCCGGCTGGTGCTTTCCCCCCAGAAGCTGGCCGATCGTCTGCACCTCGAACAAGACTCTCGGGTGCTGGAAATCGGCTCGGGTCCGGGATACTTCAGCGTCGAGGTGGCACGGCGCATCCCGCACGGGCACCTGGCGGTGCTCGATGTGCAATCGGAGATGCTCAAGAGGGCACGCCGGAGGATCGGGACGGCAGGATTGCGCTCTGTGGGGTTCACGCAAGGTGACGCGACCAACCTGCCCTTTGGTGAAGGCAGTTTCGATGTCGTTTTTCTTGTGGCGGTGTTGGGCGAGGTCTCTGATCGGGCAGCGTGCCTCCAAGGGATCTACAGGTGCCTTCGCAGCCCAGGGCTCCTCTCGATCACGGAGCAGCCGGGAGACCCTGACTTCTTGCCCCTGCAGGCCGTGCGTTCACTGGCTGAAGAGCAGGGGTTTGCGTTCGTGTCGAGTTGCGGCAGGGGGAAGAACTACACCGTGAACTTTGCGAAGCCGTAG
- a CDS encoding transposase has protein sequence MPRSARIDLPGLLQHVIVRGVAREVIFRDEEDRERFVVRLSSLLVDTGTECLAWALLSNHVHLLLRRWDVPLSTFMRRLLTGYAVTFNKRHGRSGHLFQNRYKSIVCEEEPYLLELVRYIHLNPVRAGLVPGVEGLRRYRWSGHAVLMGARELPGQAEEEVLRRFGRTVREARQEYERFVAAGVKQGRRDELVGGGLRRSLKVLGPGKERGVRRDYRVSLPLPSSSRGQDARPGKAWGHFGRESMVVRSPSFPEPAGAGVRFYPVRGCQPEGANGGHLRVPVHGGVPQCNRDGLKPPGPQLRLNKGWPMRWNEYVDATVARYDRWIAEGKMTHSSKVVPVGKSFKLRQWIMPGNQVIEYLQASPFIALADCMCRALARRCDKPLDVCLYLGSFAERNVARGRARKVSLDEARAAVERADEKGLVHLTLYNEHREVFAVCSCCECCCHDLYLLKGRGRVDLVARSEYVAVTDRDACLHCGACVDRCVFGARALDAGRMVYAADRCYGCGLCVSVCPVGATGMGERSRHIGGPVSGIRS, from the coding sequence ATGCCGAGAAGCGCCCGAATCGACCTACCTGGACTGTTGCAGCACGTGATCGTGCGTGGGGTGGCCCGCGAGGTGATCTTTCGCGACGAGGAGGATCGCGAGCGGTTTGTGGTCCGGCTGAGCTCGCTCCTGGTGGACACCGGTACCGAGTGCCTGGCCTGGGCGCTGTTGTCGAACCACGTGCACCTGCTGCTTCGGCGGTGGGACGTGCCGCTGTCCACGTTCATGCGCCGGCTCCTCACGGGGTACGCCGTGACCTTCAACAAGCGCCACGGCCGCAGCGGACATTTGTTCCAGAACCGGTACAAGTCGATCGTGTGCGAGGAGGAGCCGTACCTGTTGGAGTTGGTCCGGTACATCCACCTGAACCCCGTTCGGGCCGGCCTGGTGCCGGGGGTGGAGGGGCTTCGCCGGTACCGGTGGAGCGGGCACGCGGTGCTGATGGGGGCGCGGGAGCTTCCGGGGCAGGCGGAGGAAGAGGTTCTGCGGCGGTTCGGCCGAACGGTCCGGGAGGCAAGGCAAGAATACGAGCGGTTCGTGGCCGCCGGGGTGAAGCAGGGCCGGCGGGACGAGCTGGTGGGGGGCGGGCTGCGCCGGAGCCTCAAGGTCCTTGGGCCGGGGAAGGAAAGGGGTGTTCGGAGGGACTATAGAGTGTCCCTTCCTCTTCCTTCCTCTTCCCGAGGCCAAGATGCACGCCCCGGTAAGGCCTGGGGACACTTTGGCCGTGAAAGCATGGTGGTGCGATCTCCGTCGTTCCCGGAGCCGGCCGGGGCGGGGGTTCGCTTCTATCCGGTGCGAGGGTGCCAACCAGAGGGGGCAAACGGTGGTCACTTACGGGTACCGGTACATGGTGGCGTGCCGCAATGCAACCGGGACGGGCTGAAGCCTCCTGGTCCCCAACTCAGGCTGAACAAAGGATGGCCCATGCGATGGAATGAGTACGTCGACGCGACCGTGGCCCGGTACGACCGGTGGATCGCCGAAGGGAAGATGACCCACTCTTCTAAAGTCGTGCCGGTGGGCAAGTCTTTCAAGCTCCGGCAATGGATTATGCCGGGCAATCAGGTGATCGAGTACTTGCAGGCGAGCCCTTTCATCGCCCTAGCCGATTGCATGTGTCGGGCCCTGGCCCGCCGGTGCGACAAGCCGCTGGACGTATGTCTGTATCTGGGGTCGTTCGCCGAGCGCAATGTCGCACGGGGAAGGGCTCGGAAGGTGTCGCTGGACGAGGCACGAGCAGCCGTGGAGCGGGCGGACGAGAAGGGGTTGGTCCACCTCACGCTGTACAACGAGCATCGGGAGGTGTTCGCAGTGTGCAGTTGCTGCGAATGTTGCTGTCACGACCTCTACCTTCTGAAAGGGCGAGGCCGCGTGGATCTGGTAGCCCGCTCGGAGTACGTCGCTGTGACGGACCGGGACGCCTGCCTCCACTGCGGTGCGTGTGTGGATCGGTGCGTGTTCGGGGCACGGGCTCTAGACGCGGGGCGGATGGTGTACGCTGCCGATCGGTGCTACGGCTGCGGGCTGTGTGTGAGCGTGTGCCCCGTGGGGGCTACGGGGATGGGAGAGCGGTCTCGCCACATCGGGGGGCCGGTTTCGGGGATCCGTTCCTGA